The proteins below come from a single Ruegeria sp. SCSIO 43209 genomic window:
- a CDS encoding long-chain-fatty-acid--CoA ligase: MLGQMMTQPLLISSLIEHAERYHGQTEIISVETDGTVTETNWSGIAQNARRMASALEKLGLQPQDRVGTLAWNNRRHLEIYYAVSGAGFVCHTINPRLFPEQLTYIINHAQDRVLFFDATFLPLVAALQEHLTEVQYYVLMGARDEAALSQVPGLVFYDELIETGDTDYAWPSFDENTASSLCYTSGTTGNPKGVLYSHRSTVLHSFASNTRDVIGYSAMDVVMPVVPMFHVNAWGSPYASAMSGSRMVMPGPGLHGEALVNLIDTYGVTLAMGVPTIWQGLLAHAATCGTKLKSLNRTVIGGAACPPSMIETFRETYGVDTVHAWGMSEMSPLGTTNYPMAKHLDMPMEAQHKLRENQGRPPFGVELKIVDDDGRDLPHDGETQGDLMVRGHWVLDSYFHMQDEDLLQDGWFATGDVATLDPDGFMTIRDRSKDIIKSGGEWISSVELENIAVAHPQLATAAVVGVPHPKWDERPLLVAVKAEGEEPTEQDLLAFFDGKIAKWQVPDKVVFVDALPLNATGKVLKRTLRSDFSDALMG, from the coding sequence ATGCTGGGACAGATGATGACGCAGCCTTTGCTGATTTCGTCGCTGATTGAACATGCTGAACGTTATCACGGGCAGACCGAGATCATCTCGGTCGAAACCGACGGAACCGTGACCGAGACCAACTGGTCCGGGATCGCGCAGAACGCCCGACGGATGGCTTCGGCGTTAGAGAAACTGGGGCTGCAACCGCAGGATCGCGTGGGCACGCTGGCCTGGAATAACCGCCGCCACCTTGAGATCTACTATGCGGTGTCCGGCGCGGGCTTTGTCTGCCACACGATCAACCCGCGTCTGTTTCCCGAACAACTAACCTATATCATCAACCACGCGCAGGACCGTGTCCTGTTCTTCGATGCGACTTTCCTGCCATTGGTCGCCGCGCTGCAAGAGCATCTGACCGAGGTGCAGTACTATGTGCTGATGGGTGCGCGGGACGAGGCTGCGCTGTCTCAGGTGCCGGGGTTGGTTTTTTATGACGAGCTCATTGAAACCGGTGATACAGACTACGCGTGGCCCAGCTTTGATGAAAACACTGCCTCCAGCCTCTGTTATACTTCGGGTACCACTGGGAACCCCAAAGGCGTTCTCTATTCCCACCGCTCTACAGTTCTGCATAGCTTCGCGTCGAACACGCGCGACGTAATCGGCTATTCCGCCATGGATGTGGTGATGCCGGTGGTGCCAATGTTCCACGTCAACGCTTGGGGCTCGCCCTATGCCAGCGCTATGTCTGGTTCGCGAATGGTGATGCCGGGGCCGGGATTGCATGGCGAGGCATTGGTCAATCTGATCGACACATATGGCGTCACGCTGGCGATGGGCGTACCGACCATTTGGCAAGGTCTGCTGGCCCATGCCGCGACATGCGGGACCAAGTTGAAAAGCCTCAATCGTACTGTAATCGGTGGTGCGGCATGCCCGCCCTCAATGATTGAAACGTTCCGCGAAACCTATGGCGTCGATACCGTCCACGCCTGGGGCATGAGCGAAATGAGCCCGCTGGGCACGACGAATTATCCGATGGCCAAACATCTGGACATGCCCATGGAAGCACAGCACAAGCTGCGCGAAAACCAAGGCCGCCCGCCCTTTGGGGTTGAACTAAAAATAGTCGATGATGATGGCAGAGATCTTCCCCATGACGGTGAAACGCAGGGCGATCTGATGGTGCGCGGCCATTGGGTTCTGGACAGTTATTTCCACATGCAGGACGAGGACTTGTTGCAAGATGGCTGGTTCGCGACTGGCGACGTTGCAACACTGGACCCAGATGGGTTCATGACCATCCGCGACCGGTCGAAAGATATCATCAAATCGGGGGGTGAATGGATCAGCTCTGTCGAGTTGGAGAATATCGCCGTCGCACACCCTCAACTCGCGACGGCTGCCGTTGTGGGTGTGCCGCATCCGAAATGGGACGAACGCCCGCTCTTGGTAGCAGTGAAGGCCGAGGGCGAAGAACCGACCGAGCAGGATTTGTTGGCATTCTTCGACGGCAAAATCGCAAAATGGCAGGTACCCGACAAGGTCGTGTTCGTTGATGCCTTGCCCCTTAACGCGACCGGAAAGGTCCTGAAACGCACGTTGCGCTCGGATTTCAGTGATGCGCTGATGGGATAA
- a CDS encoding ROK family transcriptional regulator, which yields MEREALKILTGGVSQSGVRDHNERLILTVLQRHGPAAGADVARLTGLSPQTVSIILRKLEKDEILKRGTPLKGKVGKPSIPMELNPEGILSVGMKIGRRSADLLLIDFTGKPRQQLSTTYDYPLPEAVFGFLEVGLEELLANEPQKLRDRVCGIGIGTPFELWKWHDLSGLAAQKFRSWRNVNFFSEVAKFSELPVFVVNDATAACHAEHLYGRGAEYRDYFYFFIGSMIGGGVALNGTVFEGNQGNAGALGAMRTTGPLGESQQLIDTASLFLLEDRLIEAGVDPGILWKKPQDWSGISRYVEPWIGTTAQELAKAALSICAVIDFEAIFIDGAFPSEIREELVSRVRRYLVNQDKRGLIPPVVEAAAVGENARGIGAASSPIFRQFLLNTNAGLSGM from the coding sequence ATGGAAAGAGAGGCGTTGAAAATACTAACCGGCGGGGTAAGCCAAAGCGGTGTTCGTGATCATAACGAACGCCTCATTCTGACGGTTTTACAACGGCATGGACCTGCTGCCGGGGCGGACGTCGCGCGGCTGACGGGCCTGTCACCCCAGACCGTGTCGATCATTCTGCGTAAGCTCGAAAAGGACGAGATTCTCAAACGTGGGACGCCGTTGAAGGGCAAAGTTGGGAAACCTTCGATCCCCATGGAGCTCAATCCCGAAGGCATTCTGTCGGTGGGAATGAAGATCGGTCGCCGCAGCGCCGATCTTCTTTTGATCGACTTCACCGGTAAGCCACGCCAACAGCTCTCGACGACTTATGACTACCCGCTACCCGAAGCAGTGTTCGGGTTTCTGGAGGTAGGATTGGAAGAGCTTCTGGCCAATGAACCCCAGAAACTTCGGGACCGTGTATGCGGGATTGGAATCGGAACACCGTTCGAGCTGTGGAAGTGGCACGACCTTTCTGGGCTTGCGGCTCAGAAATTCAGGTCCTGGAGAAACGTGAACTTCTTTTCCGAGGTGGCCAAGTTCAGCGAACTGCCGGTCTTTGTGGTCAATGATGCTACTGCCGCGTGTCACGCGGAGCACCTCTATGGCCGCGGGGCTGAGTATCGAGACTATTTTTATTTCTTCATAGGCTCAATGATTGGCGGAGGCGTTGCATTGAATGGCACCGTATTTGAGGGCAACCAAGGCAATGCCGGTGCCTTGGGTGCCATGCGGACGACGGGTCCTTTGGGTGAAAGCCAGCAACTGATTGACACTGCATCGCTGTTCCTGCTCGAGGACAGGTTGATAGAAGCGGGTGTTGATCCGGGAATTTTGTGGAAAAAGCCGCAGGACTGGAGCGGCATTTCGCGCTATGTCGAACCATGGATCGGTACCACCGCGCAGGAACTGGCCAAAGCTGCGCTGTCTATTTGCGCGGTCATCGACTTTGAGGCAATTTTTATCGACGGCGCATTCCCATCTGAAATACGTGAGGAGCTGGTCTCACGGGTTCGTCGTTACCTAGTCAACCAAGATAAACGCGGTTTGATTCCTCCGGTTGTAGAAGCTGCGGCTGTCGGAGAAAACGCCCGCGGGATTGGGGCGGCAAGCAGCCCGATTTTCCGCCAGTTTCTATTGAACACTAATGCTGGGCTTTCTGGGATGTAG
- a CDS encoding sugar ABC transporter substrate-binding protein, whose amino-acid sequence MRNLLKLAASATALTLAAASAQAAGETVCLITKTDTNPFFVKMKEGATAKAEELGMTLKAFAGKVDGDHETQVQAIETCILDGAKGILLTASDTSSIVPAVKQARDAGVLVIALDTPLSPIDSADATFATDNYKAGLLIGQWAKAKMGDAAADAKIATLDLNVSQPTVDVLRNQGFLDGFGVDLADPNVIGDETDARLVGSDVTDGNEEGGRRAMENLLAKDSSINVVHTINEPAAAGAYEALKSIGRENDVLIVSVDGGCPGVQNVEAGVIGATSQQYPLLMASLGVEAVKKWAEEGVKPENTPGKDFYDTGVALITDQPVDGVESLSVAEGLDLCWG is encoded by the coding sequence ATGAGAAATCTACTCAAGCTCGCCGCATCCGCGACTGCGCTGACTTTGGCCGCTGCATCCGCGCAAGCGGCTGGTGAAACCGTCTGCCTGATTACCAAGACCGACACCAACCCCTTTTTCGTTAAGATGAAGGAAGGCGCAACCGCCAAGGCAGAAGAGCTGGGCATGACGCTCAAGGCGTTTGCCGGCAAGGTTGATGGCGACCATGAAACTCAGGTTCAGGCCATTGAAACCTGCATTCTCGATGGCGCAAAAGGCATTCTGCTGACAGCATCCGACACCAGCTCAATCGTTCCTGCGGTCAAACAGGCGCGGGATGCGGGGGTTTTGGTCATTGCGCTGGATACTCCGCTTAGCCCGATTGACTCAGCGGACGCGACATTCGCGACGGACAACTACAAGGCCGGCCTTCTGATCGGTCAATGGGCCAAGGCCAAAATGGGCGACGCCGCAGCCGATGCCAAGATCGCGACGCTGGATCTGAACGTCAGTCAGCCGACAGTAGACGTTCTGCGCAATCAGGGTTTCCTCGACGGGTTCGGCGTGGACCTGGCGGACCCGAATGTCATCGGTGACGAAACCGATGCGCGTCTGGTTGGCAGTGACGTGACCGACGGCAATGAAGAAGGCGGGCGCCGCGCGATGGAAAACCTTTTGGCCAAGGATTCATCCATCAACGTTGTTCACACGATCAACGAACCGGCTGCTGCGGGCGCATATGAGGCGCTGAAATCCATCGGGCGTGAAAACGACGTACTGATCGTTTCGGTCGACGGGGGGTGCCCCGGTGTCCAAAACGTCGAAGCCGGTGTGATCGGGGCGACAAGCCAACAGTACCCGCTGTTGATGGCCTCGCTTGGGGTTGAGGCCGTGAAAAAATGGGCCGAAGAGGGCGTGAAGCCCGAAAACACACCCGGCAAAGACTTCTATGACACGGGTGTGGCACTCATCACCGACCAGCCGGTTGATGGGGTCGAGTCGCTGTCTGTCGCAGAAGGCCTGGATCTCTGCTGGGGCTAA
- a CDS encoding ABC transporter permease — protein MSEANQNAQEFETAANASETVAEFEDHRRGVLGKLQHLLHVNPSFVPLIVLVGAIVIFGLLLGSKFFSPFAMTLILQQVQIVGIVAAAQSLVILTAGIDLSVGAIMVFSSVIMGQFTFRYGIPVPIAVMCGLAMGTLIGALNGWLVSRVKLPPFIVTLGMWQIVLATNFLYSANETIRSQDIEANAPFLQFFGTKFSVGGATFTVGVIFMLVLIFVLAYALKHTAWGRHVYAVGDDPEAAELSGVNVHRTLMSVYMLSGLICAFAGWALIGRIGSVSPTSGQLANIESITAVVIGGISLFGGRGSILGSLFGALIVGVFTLGLRLLGADAQWTFLLIGLLIIAAVAVDQWIRKVSG, from the coding sequence ATGTCTGAAGCAAACCAAAACGCCCAGGAATTCGAAACCGCCGCCAACGCGTCAGAAACCGTAGCGGAATTTGAAGATCACCGTCGTGGTGTTCTGGGGAAGTTGCAGCATCTTCTCCATGTCAACCCTTCCTTTGTGCCGTTGATCGTTCTGGTTGGCGCCATCGTAATTTTCGGTCTGCTGCTGGGGTCCAAGTTCTTCTCACCCTTTGCGATGACGCTGATCTTGCAGCAAGTTCAGATCGTGGGCATCGTGGCCGCAGCGCAAAGCCTTGTCATTCTGACCGCCGGCATCGACTTGAGCGTCGGTGCGATCATGGTGTTTTCATCCGTCATCATGGGTCAGTTCACCTTCCGCTACGGTATCCCGGTGCCCATTGCTGTGATGTGCGGGCTGGCAATGGGAACGCTGATCGGGGCTCTCAATGGCTGGCTGGTCAGTCGCGTAAAGCTGCCGCCCTTTATTGTCACGCTCGGCATGTGGCAGATCGTTCTGGCGACAAACTTCCTGTATTCCGCAAACGAAACAATTCGCAGTCAGGATATCGAGGCCAACGCCCCGTTCCTGCAATTTTTTGGCACCAAATTCAGCGTCGGTGGCGCGACCTTCACGGTTGGCGTGATATTCATGCTCGTACTGATTTTCGTGTTGGCTTACGCGCTCAAACATACGGCCTGGGGCCGGCATGTCTATGCGGTGGGGGATGACCCTGAGGCGGCTGAACTATCCGGTGTGAACGTGCACAGAACGCTGATGTCCGTTTATATGTTATCCGGTTTGATCTGTGCATTTGCAGGCTGGGCCCTGATCGGGCGTATCGGGTCGGTTTCACCTACATCCGGTCAGTTGGCCAATATCGAAAGCATCACCGCGGTAGTGATCGGGGGCATCTCTTTGTTCGGCGGGCGGGGATCCATCCTGGGATCGCTGTTTGGCGCGCTGATTGTTGGCGTGTTCACTTTGGGGCTAAGGCTTCTGGGCGCAGACGCACAATGGACCTTCTTACTTATCGGACTTCTCATTATCGCTGCGGTTGCCGTCGACCAGTGGATTAGAAAGGTATCGGGCTAA
- a CDS encoding ATP-binding cassette domain-containing protein — translation MSDSTPVVQGRGIVKRYGHVTAIDHSDFELRQGEILAVIGDNGAGKSSIVKAICGATIPDEGEILIEGKKVNFSSPIDARNMGIEIVYQQLAMSPALSIADNMFMGREIRKQGFMGKYMRKLDRPAMEKFAREKLTELGLMTVQSINQAVETLSGGQRQGVAVARAAAFATKFIIMDEPTAALGVKESRKVLELIQDVRARGIPIILISHNMPHVFEVADRIHVHRLGKRLCTIDPKDYTMSDAVAFMTGAKEPPKEDAA, via the coding sequence ATGTCAGACTCAACTCCAGTCGTCCAAGGCCGCGGGATCGTAAAGCGTTATGGCCACGTTACCGCCATCGACCATTCCGACTTTGAACTGCGCCAGGGGGAAATCCTGGCAGTGATCGGAGATAATGGCGCGGGCAAATCATCCATCGTGAAGGCGATCTGCGGCGCCACAATCCCGGATGAAGGCGAGATTCTGATCGAGGGCAAAAAGGTTAACTTCAGCTCTCCGATCGATGCGCGGAATATGGGGATCGAGATTGTCTATCAGCAGCTCGCCATGTCTCCTGCCCTTTCGATTGCGGACAACATGTTCATGGGGCGCGAAATCCGCAAGCAGGGGTTCATGGGCAAATACATGCGTAAGCTTGACCGTCCAGCGATGGAGAAGTTTGCCCGAGAAAAACTGACCGAGCTTGGGCTGATGACTGTACAGTCGATCAATCAGGCGGTTGAGACTCTTTCTGGTGGCCAACGCCAAGGTGTTGCCGTTGCTCGTGCCGCTGCCTTTGCAACCAAGTTTATCATCATGGACGAACCGACGGCTGCTTTGGGAGTCAAGGAAAGCCGAAAGGTGCTCGAACTGATCCAGGACGTGCGTGCCCGCGGCATTCCGATCATCCTGATCAGCCACAACATGCCTCATGTTTTTGAGGTTGCCGACCGCATTCATGTGCATCGGTTGGGCAAAAGGCTCTGCACAATTGATCCCAAGGATTACACGATGTCCGATGCAGTCGCCTTCATGACCGGTGCCAAGGAACCCCCAAAAGAGGACGCAGCGTGA
- the fsa gene encoding fructose-6-phosphate aldolase: protein MKFFVDTAEVNDIKDLMGFGLLDGVTTNPSLIAKSGRDFKEVIAEICTLTDTPVSAEVAASDAAGMIAEGVHLAAIADNVVVKLPLTLDGLRACAHFKSEGIRTNVTLCFSPNQALLAAKAGATYISPFIGRLDDINLDGVNLIRDIRSIYDNYSIETEIIAASVRSPNHITEVALAGSDIATIPPSVIRKLIMHPLTDIGIEKFLNDWNSTGQSIL, encoded by the coding sequence ATGAAATTCTTCGTGGACACCGCAGAAGTAAACGACATCAAAGACCTGATGGGTTTCGGATTATTGGATGGCGTGACCACCAATCCAAGCTTGATCGCCAAGTCCGGTCGCGATTTCAAAGAGGTCATTGCAGAAATTTGCACTCTGACGGATACGCCAGTATCGGCAGAGGTTGCAGCGTCGGATGCTGCGGGAATGATCGCAGAGGGAGTGCACCTCGCGGCGATCGCAGACAACGTCGTTGTCAAACTGCCGCTGACATTGGATGGCCTCAGGGCCTGTGCTCATTTCAAAAGTGAAGGTATCAGAACAAACGTCACACTGTGCTTTTCACCCAATCAGGCTCTCTTGGCGGCAAAGGCTGGCGCTACCTATATATCTCCGTTCATTGGCAGATTGGATGACATCAATCTGGACGGAGTCAATCTGATCCGTGACATCCGTAGCATTTACGACAACTATAGTATTGAAACTGAAATCATTGCGGCATCCGTCAGAAGCCCCAATCATATTACAGAGGTGGCACTGGCCGGTTCCGACATCGCCACGATCCCGCCGTCCGTTATTCGCAAACTGATCATGCATCCATTGACCGATATCGGCATCGAGAAGTTTCTCAATGATTGGAATTCGACTGGGCAATCGATCCTTTGA
- a CDS encoding MBL fold metallo-hydrolase, with product MQAPDDFNPLPGQVAVLAPGLRRILAPNPSPMTYRGTNTYLLGDKDIAVIDPGPLSDAHLQAIVDALEPGQRISHIFVTHTHLDHSPLAAPLASRTGAPVLAFGGPQAGRSEVMTELAQNGLAGGGEGIDADFRPDIELEDGERVAAEGWQLEVIHTPGHLGNHIALAWGDVCFTADHVMGWASSLVSPPDGDLTDFMAACRRLRAREWSVFHPGHGAPITNPAKRLDWLIDHRLQRESQILDALENGPETAQQLAQRIYIETPAALLPAAERNVFAHLVDLTGRSRVAPLGDLSVASRFKRIA from the coding sequence ATGCAAGCCCCCGACGATTTCAACCCTCTCCCTGGACAGGTTGCCGTGCTTGCCCCGGGGCTAAGGCGCATTCTTGCGCCCAATCCCTCGCCAATGACTTATCGTGGTACGAATACCTACCTTCTAGGCGACAAGGACATTGCTGTCATCGACCCTGGGCCATTGAGTGATGCCCATTTGCAAGCCATAGTTGATGCGCTGGAACCCGGGCAGCGGATCAGCCACATATTTGTTACGCACACCCATCTGGATCACTCGCCTTTGGCCGCCCCGCTCGCATCCCGCACCGGCGCTCCGGTTCTGGCTTTTGGTGGTCCGCAAGCTGGACGCAGCGAAGTCATGACCGAGCTGGCCCAGAACGGGCTTGCCGGAGGTGGTGAGGGAATCGATGCCGATTTCCGCCCTGATATCGAGCTTGAAGACGGTGAACGCGTCGCGGCAGAAGGCTGGCAACTCGAAGTGATCCACACACCCGGCCATCTGGGCAACCATATCGCGCTGGCCTGGGGGGATGTCTGCTTTACGGCTGATCACGTCATGGGTTGGGCCAGTTCTCTGGTCTCGCCCCCGGACGGAGACCTGACGGATTTCATGGCGGCCTGTCGCCGCCTGCGTGCGCGCGAGTGGTCGGTTTTTCATCCGGGCCATGGTGCCCCTATCACGAATCCTGCCAAGCGCCTGGATTGGCTGATAGACCACCGATTGCAGCGGGAATCACAGATACTCGACGCCCTGGAAAATGGCCCAGAAACGGCCCAACAGCTTGCCCAGCGAATCTATATCGAAACCCCCGCCGCGCTGCTTCCCGCGGCCGAGCGTAATGTCTTCGCCCATCTGGTTGATCTGACCGGCAGATCCCGTGTAGCGCCCTTGGGGGATCTGTCAGTTGCGTCTCGTTTCAAGCGCATCGCGTGA